The genomic window TTCAAGGCCATGACCTCGATGAGGAAGGACGACTCGATGGGATGATCGTGGTTGCGGTTCCACGTCTTGACCATCTTGACAACGGGCTTCCATCGCTCGGAGAAAGCGTTGTTCGCCTCGGTCGCGAGTTCCGCGTGCACCTTCGGGTTGGTGGGGATCCACTCGGCCAGTACGTCGTCGGGGATCAGGTAGTGGTCCTCTTCGGCAAAGCCCGGCACGACGTCGAAGGAGACCACGTCGCCGGTGAGGTCGTCGACGAGCTTCACTCCGAAGTCGACTCGTACGGCGCGCCGGTCGCAGCACACGCGATCCTCACCGTAGATAGGGGCCAGGACCTTGCGCACGGCCTCAAGAACCTCGTGGGGATGCAGGTCGAGGTAAGCCGTGTCCTTGAGGACGACCATGATGTCGACGTCCGCCAACGGCTTGGTCTTGGTGTTGCGCCGGTATGCACCGGTGAGGAAGGTGTCTTCGACATCGAGAGCGGTCTCAAGTTCCTTGCGGATGCTCTGCTGTCGGTGGCTGGCCTTCTGGGACTCCGTCTCGGTGATCTCCAGATTCCCGCGGAACTTCTCGAAGGCTTCGGGGATGCTCATCATGATGCTGTCCGGGTGTAGTAGGAGAGTCCGGCGCCCAGACTTCCGCCGCCGATGGCAGTGCCGACATCGTGACGGGTGAATCCGGCGGTGGACCGCAGGTTGGTCGTGGACCACCCGGGGACGTCCGGGCGTCCTGCGCTGGTGGTGGCGATGAAGCGGTAGTCACACTGCGACGGGAAACTGCCTGCCTTGCGCACTGTGTAGTAGACGGTGTCGGGATCCAGCCACAACTCACCGTCGCCGTTGGGGTAGTACCCGTAGTCGATGGTGAAGTCGAACCGCCCGACGAGATCGTCCCCGTACGCCAGGCGAGG from Streptomyces formicae includes these protein-coding regions:
- a CDS encoding CBASS oligonucleotide cyclase → MMSIPEAFEKFRGNLEITETESQKASHRQQSIRKELETALDVEDTFLTGAYRRNTKTKPLADVDIMVVLKDTAYLDLHPHEVLEAVRKVLAPIYGEDRVCCDRRAVRVDFGVKLVDDLTGDVVSFDVVPGFAEEDHYLIPDDVLAEWIPTNPKVHAELATEANNAFSERWKPVVKMVKTWNRNHDHPIESSFLIEVMALKLLTGAWVGPYPLELRQFFTTAISAIAQRWPDPAHLGPDVSDMFDGQPGKLEAAQRALRAAEAVCTEAIRLERSGRTGGALAKWQELFGPLFVKS